One Comamonas sp. 26 genomic region harbors:
- the tatA gene encoding Sec-independent protein translocase subunit TatA — MGSFSIWHWAIVLLIVVLVFGTKKLKNIGSDLGGAVKGFKDGMKEGGTNADSSAAAGQVANQQATDKATIDVEAKQKS, encoded by the coding sequence ATGGGCTCTTTTTCTATCTGGCACTGGGCGATCGTGCTGCTCATCGTGGTTCTGGTGTTCGGCACCAAGAAGCTCAAGAACATCGGCTCCGACCTGGGTGGTGCCGTCAAGGGCTTTAAAGATGGCATGAAGGAAGGCGGAACGAATGCTGATTCCAGCGCCGCCGCAGGCCAAGTGGCCAACCAGCAAGCCACTGACAAGGCCACCATTGACGTGGAAGCCAAGCAAAAAAGCTGA
- a CDS encoding histidine triad nucleotide-binding protein, whose translation MHNHDYDSSCIFCRIAKGEIPSRKVYEDEEVFAFHDINPAAPVHFLMIPKKHIASMAHLSAEDSPLLGRMMALAPRLALEQGCNPYPDGGFRIVVNTGTEGGQEVHHLHLHVMGGARPWLKG comes from the coding sequence ATGCATAACCACGATTACGATTCCAGCTGCATTTTTTGCCGTATCGCCAAGGGTGAGATCCCTTCGCGCAAGGTCTATGAAGATGAAGAAGTGTTCGCCTTCCACGACATCAATCCTGCAGCACCTGTGCATTTTTTGATGATCCCGAAGAAGCACATTGCCTCGATGGCGCACCTGAGCGCTGAAGACTCGCCTTTGCTGGGCCGCATGATGGCGCTGGCCCCTAGGCTGGCGCTGGAGCAAGGCTGCAATCCCTATCCTGATGGAGGCTTTCGCATCGTGGTCAATACCGGCACCGAGGGCGGTCAGGAAGTGCATCACCTGCACCTGCATGTCATGGGCGGTGCGCGCCCCTGGCTCAAAGGCTGA
- a CDS encoding patatin-like phospholipase family protein, whose amino-acid sequence MASETSHTINLALQGGGSHGALTWGVLDALLEDDNLIFEGISGTSAGAMNAVVLAHGFAQAAAQEKKVDDARHLGRQLARQALKQLWEGVGTMGSVGKMFWAAPLPGSKQFMGILNQFLSPYQTNPLNINPLRQLLTGLVDFETLANPAHPTAVPKLFVCATNVRTGRGKIFSGEEVTADAIMASACLPQMFKAVEINGERYWDGGFSGNPALYPLIYETKSRDILLVQINPKESDVSPDTARDIMDRMNEITFNACLLAELRAIGFVVRLLEQKRLDADRYKHVLMHRIDGGEVLKPFGASSKVRADMVMVRKLFDLGRERGQQWLQENREHLGVKQTMRFNENVG is encoded by the coding sequence ATGGCTTCAGAAACCTCTCACACCATCAATCTGGCTTTGCAAGGAGGCGGCTCGCATGGCGCGTTGACCTGGGGGGTTCTGGATGCGTTGCTGGAAGACGACAACCTGATCTTCGAGGGCATCAGCGGCACCAGTGCCGGCGCGATGAACGCCGTGGTGCTGGCCCACGGCTTTGCCCAGGCCGCCGCGCAGGAAAAGAAGGTGGACGACGCCCGACATTTGGGTCGCCAACTGGCTCGCCAAGCCCTGAAGCAGCTCTGGGAAGGTGTGGGCACCATGGGCAGCGTGGGCAAGATGTTCTGGGCTGCGCCCCTGCCTGGCAGCAAGCAGTTCATGGGCATCCTCAATCAGTTTCTGTCGCCCTATCAGACCAATCCACTCAATATCAACCCGCTGCGCCAGTTGCTGACTGGGTTGGTGGATTTTGAGACGCTGGCTAACCCCGCGCACCCCACGGCGGTTCCCAAGCTCTTTGTTTGCGCCACCAATGTGCGCACGGGGCGGGGCAAGATTTTCTCGGGCGAGGAGGTGACGGCAGACGCCATCATGGCTTCGGCCTGCCTGCCGCAGATGTTCAAAGCGGTGGAGATTAATGGCGAGCGCTACTGGGATGGCGGTTTTTCAGGCAACCCGGCCCTGTACCCGCTGATCTACGAGACCAAGAGCCGCGATATCTTGCTGGTGCAGATCAATCCCAAAGAGTCTGATGTGTCGCCCGACACGGCCCGCGACATCATGGATCGCATGAACGAGATCACCTTCAATGCTTGCCTGTTGGCCGAGCTGCGGGCCATCGGGTTTGTGGTGCGCCTGCTGGAGCAAAAGCGGCTGGATGCTGACCGCTACAAGCATGTGCTCATGCACCGCATTGATGGCGGTGAGGTGCTCAAGCCCTTTGGCGCATCCAGCAAGGTGCGTGCAGACATGGTCATGGTGCGAAAGCTGTTTGATTTGGGGCGCGAGCGTGGCCAGCAGTGGCTGCAGGAGAACCGCGAGCATCTGGGTGTGAAGCAGACAATGCGCTTCAACGAAAATGTAGGATAA
- a CDS encoding phosphoribosyl-ATP diphosphatase: protein MSEQNTASVEGALARLAAVIESRKTINGGDPEKSYVARLLHKGPDAFLKKIGEEATEVVMAAKDVDAGADKGKILYEVADLWFHTMIALSHYGLTPTEVVAELERREGTSGLEEKALRKATERAAQEKGNA, encoded by the coding sequence ATGTCTGAACAAAACACCGCCTCGGTTGAAGGCGCACTGGCCCGTCTGGCCGCTGTCATCGAAAGCCGTAAAACCATCAATGGTGGCGATCCTGAGAAGAGCTATGTCGCCCGCCTGCTGCACAAAGGCCCGGACGCCTTTTTGAAGAAAATTGGCGAGGAGGCGACCGAAGTTGTCATGGCTGCCAAGGATGTAGATGCAGGGGCCGACAAAGGCAAAATCCTTTATGAGGTTGCGGATTTGTGGTTTCACACCATGATTGCGCTGTCTCACTATGGGCTGACGCCCACCGAAGTGGTGGCCGAGCTGGAGCGCCGTGAAGGCACCAGCGGTCTTGAAGAAAAAGCCTTGCGCAAGGCGACTGAACGCGCCGCGCAGGAGAAAGGGAACGCCTGA
- the hisI gene encoding phosphoribosyl-AMP cyclohydrolase: protein MACASSYTKQRSAMSWLDQVKWDAQGLVPVIAQEQGSGDVVMFAWMNREALEKTAELKRAVYFSRSRNKLWFKGEESGHVQTVHEIRIDCDNDVVLLKITQEGHDPGIACHTGRHSCFYSVFKDGQWLAVDPVLKDPASIYK from the coding sequence CTGGCCTGCGCTAGCAGCTATACAAAACAAAGGTCTGCTATGAGCTGGCTCGATCAAGTCAAATGGGATGCGCAAGGGCTGGTGCCCGTGATTGCGCAGGAGCAAGGCAGCGGCGATGTGGTCATGTTTGCCTGGATGAACCGTGAGGCACTGGAGAAAACGGCCGAGCTCAAGCGCGCCGTGTACTTCAGCCGCTCACGCAACAAGCTGTGGTTCAAGGGCGAAGAGTCCGGCCATGTGCAGACCGTGCATGAAATCCGCATCGACTGCGACAACGACGTGGTGTTGCTCAAAATTACGCAAGAGGGGCATGATCCCGGAATCGCCTGCCATACCGGTCGCCACTCTTGCTTCTACAGCGTTTTCAAGGATGGGCAATGGCTTGCTGTTGATCCGGTCTTGAAAGATCCTGCTTCCATCTACAAATAA
- the hisF gene encoding imidazole glycerol phosphate synthase subunit HisF, translating to MLAKRIIPCLDVTGGRVVKGVNFMELRDAGDPVEIAARYNAQGADELTFLDITATSDGRDLILPIIEAVASQVFIPLTVGGGVRTVEDVRRLLNAGADKTSFNSAAIANPDTINACSDKYGAQCIVVAIDAKRRTPEDELRMGPGGTPMGPGWDVYSHGGRKNMGLDVVRWAAEMAQRGAGEILLTSMDRDGTKSGFDLKLTRAVADAVGVPVIASGGVGNLEDLADGVTIGGADAVLAASIFHYGEYTVQQAKECMRARGIPVRL from the coding sequence ATGCTTGCCAAACGCATCATTCCTTGCCTTGACGTCACCGGCGGCCGCGTGGTCAAGGGCGTCAACTTTATGGAGCTGCGCGATGCGGGCGACCCGGTGGAAATCGCCGCGCGCTACAACGCGCAGGGCGCGGACGAGCTGACGTTTCTGGATATCACCGCCACCAGCGATGGCCGCGATCTGATCTTGCCCATCATCGAAGCCGTTGCTTCGCAAGTCTTTATCCCGCTGACGGTGGGTGGCGGCGTGCGCACGGTGGAAGATGTGCGCCGCCTGCTCAATGCCGGTGCAGACAAGACCAGCTTTAACTCCGCCGCCATTGCCAACCCCGACACCATCAACGCCTGCAGCGATAAATACGGCGCGCAGTGCATTGTGGTGGCCATTGATGCCAAGCGCCGCACGCCTGAAGACGAGCTGCGCATGGGCCCGGGCGGCACGCCCATGGGTCCGGGCTGGGATGTGTACAGCCACGGTGGCCGCAAGAATATGGGTCTGGATGTGGTTCGCTGGGCTGCTGAAATGGCACAACGCGGGGCGGGCGAGATTTTGCTGACCAGCATGGACCGCGATGGCACCAAAAGCGGCTTTGACCTGAAGCTTACCCGTGCCGTGGCCGATGCCGTGGGTGTGCCCGTGATTGCATCGGGCGGCGTGGGCAACCTGGAAGATCTGGCCGATGGCGTGACCATTGGCGGCGCAGATGCGGTGCTGGCTGCCAGCATCTTCCACTACGGTGAATACACGGTGCAGCAGGCCAAGGAATGCATGCGCGCACGCGGTATTCCCGTACGCCTGTAA